CCGCCGTCACCGGCTCGATCTCCCGGCGGAGCCGCTCCAGCGTGTACCGGTGAATCCGCGCCAGAAGCCGCCGCTCGCACCACCCGGGGCGACCCTCGAAACGTCCGCGGAGGACCACGCCCTCGGCCTCCAGCGCGTACAGGAGAGGGTCCTCCAGGAAGACCGGCCCCAGCGCCTCCAGCCGCCCGCGCAGCACCGCCTTCGGGTCCCGCGACGCCTCCGCCGCGAACCAGCGGTCTCCTTCCCGGACCACCCGGCCCGCCGCGGCGAGTTCCTCGATCCACGCGCGCCACGGGCGCGCTTCTTCGTCGGTGACGTATCCCATCCAGAGAAGCGCCTCGTGCAACTCCTCGGCGTTTTCCGGCCGCGGCCAGGCTTCCTCGCGCACCCTCCGGATCGCCTCCGGGTCGAGCGCCCCCAGCTCGTCCGCCGTCCGGGCGTCGAGCGTCCGGCGCGCCAGAACCGCCTGCGTGCGGCGCTCCTCGAGCGGCGCGTCGTCGAGGAACGTGTAGGGCTGGGCCGCCAGGATCCCCGCCGCAAAGGGCGAAGGCGCCGGCAGATCCACCGCCCGCCGTTCGATCCGTCCGTCCCGCAGCCCCCGGAGAACCTCGAGGAACCCCTCCACGTCCATCGCCTCGGTCAGGCAATCCTCCACCGTCTGACGCACGAGAGGATGGTCCATCGGAACCTCGAGGTCCCCCCCCGGAAGCGTTTCCGGACAGGCCGCCGCCTGCGGGAACGCCGCCGCCAGAAGATCCTGAGCCCGCATCCGCAGAAGCGCCGCCGGGACGCGCCGGCCTCCCTGAAAGCGCTCCACCAGCAGCGCCCTCTGGACGTTCCACCGCCAGCGCGTTTCGAACATCGGCGCCGCCAGAAGCGCCTGAACGAGAAGATCCCGCGCGGTGTTCGGGTGCAGATAATCGAACACCGCCTCCAGGGGAAAGCTGTGCTGCGGCCCGAGCGAGAGAACGATCGCCTCCTCGTTGGCCGCGGCCTGAAGCTCGAACCCGAAGCCGCGACAGAAGCGCTTGCGCAGCGCCAGACCGAACGCCCGGTTGACCCGCCCCCCGAAGGGGGCGTGCAGCACGAGCTGCATGCCGCCCGATTCGTCGAAGAAGCGCTCCAGGATCAGGCGCTTCTGAGTCGGCGCCGCCCCGAGCGCCCGCCGTCCCGCCTCCAGGTACTCGGCCGCCTGGACCGCCGCCGCTTCCGAAAGGCCCGTCTCGCGCACCAGCCACTCCGCGTCCCGGCACTCCTCCCGCAACCGGGCGATCTCCGCGGAAAGCTCCGCCGTCCGCGACGGCGCCTCCCCCAGCCAGAACGGAATCGTGGGCGGCTGACCCCGCGCATCGGCCACCCGCACCACCCCGGGTTCCACCTTAAGCACCTTCCAGGAGGCGTTCCCAAGCTGGAAGATGTCGCCCACGTTCGACTCGACGGCGAAGTCTTCGTGGAGCGTACCGAGAACGGTCCCCTCGGGCTCGAGAACCACCTGGTAATCCGCCGTGTCCGGGATCGCTCCGCCCGAGAGGATCGCCGCAAGCCGCGCCCGCCGCGTGGCGCGGAGGCGGCCGCCCACGCCGTCCCGGTGAAGAAGCGCCCGCCGGCCCTGCGCGTGCAGCCGCACCGCCGCGTCGAAATCCTCGCGTGAAAGATCCCGATAGGGCCACGAGCGGCGCGCCAACTTCCAGAGTTCCTCCTCCTCCCACGTTTCCGGCACGCACGCGGCCACGATCTGCTGGGCCAGGATGTCCAGCGGCCTCGGCGGCTGAGGCGTCCGGTCGAGCACCCCCTGCCGCACGCAGCGAAAAAGCGCCGCCGCCTCCACCAGCTCGTCGAGCGTCAGCGGGAAAAGCCGCCCCTTGGGGACCTTCCGGAGCGCATGGCCGGAACGTCCCACCCGCTGGAGGAAGGTGGCGATCGATCGCGTGGCCCCCACCTGGATCACGAGATCCACGTCCCCCACGTCGATCCCCAGCTCGAGAGACGCCGTCGCCACGAGCGCCCGGAGCCGCCCCTCCTTCAGCCGCCGCTCGGCCTCCAGCCGATGCCGCCGCGAGAGGCTCCCGTGATGGCTCGTGACGTGTTCCTCCCCCAGACGCTCGGCCAGCCGGGCCGCCAGCCGCTCGGCCATCTTGCGCGTGTTGACGAAAACGATCGTGGTCCGATGCTCCCCGATGAGCTCCGCCATCCGCGCGTAGATCTCCTCCCATGTTTCGTGGGAACAGACGGCGGAAAGAGGGGACTTCGGCACTTCGACCGCAAGATCCAGTTCCCGGAAGGTGCCGGTGTCTACGAGGGCGCACGGGCGGTCCGGCCCCACGAGAAACCGCGCCACGTCCTCGAGGGGTTTCTGCGTGGCCGAAAGGCCGATCCGCTGAACCGGCCCCGCCAGCGCCTCGAGCCGCTCCAGCGAGAGCGCCAGGTGCGCCCCCCGCTTGTCCCGGGCCAGCGCATGGATCTCGTCCACGATCGCCGTGCGCACCGTCCGCAGGAGCCCCCGCCCTCCCTCACTCGTCAGAAGAAGATAGAGCGATTCCGGCGTGGTCACAAGGATGTGCGGAGGCTTGCGGGCCATCCGCGCGCGCTCCGACGCGGGGGTGTCCCCGGTCCGTACCAAAACCCGCACGGCCGGCAGAAAGGGATCGTTCGCCACGATCTCCGCCAGCGGCCCCGCGAGATTCCGCTGGATGTCGTGGCTCAGCGCCCGAAGCGGGGAAACATAGAGAACCCGCGTCTCGTCCGGAAGATGGGGCCCCTGACGGATGAGCCCGTCGATCGCCCAGAGAAAGGCGGCCAGCGTCTTGCCCGTCCCGGTCGGCGCGGCGATGAGAACATGGCCCCCCTCGCGGATCCGCGGCCATCCCTCCCGCTGAGGCGCGGTCGGCGACCCGAACCGCGCCCCGAACCACCGGCCGACCGCGGGGTGGAAGGAGTCCAGAACCATAATCCTTCAGCGTACGCTCCGGCTGCGACCGGATAGGTCACTTCACCCGGCGCACTTCCGAAGCGCCTCGAGGTGCCGGGGTATCGCCGTCC
Above is a window of Planctomycetota bacterium DNA encoding:
- a CDS encoding DEAD/DEAH box helicase codes for the protein MVLDSFHPAVGRWFGARFGSPTAPQREGWPRIREGGHVLIAAPTGTGKTLAAFLWAIDGLIRQGPHLPDETRVLYVSPLRALSHDIQRNLAGPLAEIVANDPFLPAVRVLVRTGDTPASERARMARKPPHILVTTPESLYLLLTSEGGRGLLRTVRTAIVDEIHALARDKRGAHLALSLERLEALAGPVQRIGLSATQKPLEDVARFLVGPDRPCALVDTGTFRELDLAVEVPKSPLSAVCSHETWEEIYARMAELIGEHRTTIVFVNTRKMAERLAARLAERLGEEHVTSHHGSLSRRHRLEAERRLKEGRLRALVATASLELGIDVGDVDLVIQVGATRSIATFLQRVGRSGHALRKVPKGRLFPLTLDELVEAAALFRCVRQGVLDRTPQPPRPLDILAQQIVAACVPETWEEEELWKLARRSWPYRDLSREDFDAAVRLHAQGRRALLHRDGVGGRLRATRRARLAAILSGGAIPDTADYQVVLEPEGTVLGTLHEDFAVESNVGDIFQLGNASWKVLKVEPGVVRVADARGQPPTIPFWLGEAPSRTAELSAEIARLREECRDAEWLVRETGLSEAAAVQAAEYLEAGRRALGAAPTQKRLILERFFDESGGMQLVLHAPFGGRVNRAFGLALRKRFCRGFGFELQAAANEEAIVLSLGPQHSFPLEAVFDYLHPNTARDLLVQALLAAPMFETRWRWNVQRALLVERFQGGRRVPAALLRMRAQDLLAAAFPQAAACPETLPGGDLEVPMDHPLVRQTVEDCLTEAMDVEGFLEVLRGLRDGRIERRAVDLPAPSPFAAGILAAQPYTFLDDAPLEERRTQAVLARRTLDARTADELGALDPEAIRRVREEAWPRPENAEELHEALLWMGYVTDEEARPWRAWIEELAAAGRVVREGDRWFAAEASRDPKAVLRGRLEALGPVFLEDPLLYALEAEGVVLRGRFEGRPGWCERRLLARIHRYTLERLRREIEPVTAAEFLRFLACWQHVDAEHRAEGPRGLLDVVRQLAGVEIPAAAWEGSVLPARVREYRREWLDQLTLSGEVVWGRLWGSGAAAIRTTPVCLLPREEAERWRGLAPPADREGLSGPARQAWEALVLRGALFLQELGRAAGLLPEHLERALGELIGRGLATCDSFGGLRWLLVPASRRRGPAAVPGRWSLFRGDAGRTTDGPFSEEAVEFVARQLLRRTGVVFRRVLDRERQPVPWRDLVRVYRRWELRGEVRGGRFVAGFSGEQYALPEAVALLRAVRKRGTEGGPISVAAADPLNYRGILTPGERVPAPARRRIEVG